The genomic window GAAAATGTACATAATCAGTGAGCTGCGCCAGGTGGGGGCGGCGCCCCAAAGTCCAGAATCAAGAAGGTGACTTATCAGGATCAAGCTTTAAGGAAATAGGAAACAACGTAATTTTCCAATTGTTTGTTTGGCTTGCCGGCGGTTCGGTCCGGCCAgatgttgatcaatcaacagTTATTGCATTCTACTCCACTCCCGTTTTCAGGTGAGGGACAGGAACTGGATGATCTGCTGACATCTGGTGAGGAATTTGCGCCCACAGCGTATAATACCACATCCTTAATGAATACCTCGGCAATCAGTAGAGTTCACCTGAAGACCGTTCTAGATCCAGACTTGGCAACCGATTTGTGGAGAATGGTGATTTTGTGGAAGATTTGTAATGAAGGCTTGAAAGGTGAAATTACGACGTTACCTCGCGTCGACTCGTGCGTTTACTGTTTCAAGGCTATTGAGTTGGGTTGCATGCTTTCTGTACATGTCACGATTGATCCGTACTACCTCGTCACACTATCCGTGATCGGAAGTCTtctcaaggtatatatatacatatttTCAACATGATTCGAAATATCGACCGTACCGCGTACGCGTACGAGATTGCCACTTTGGTTTGCCACTTTGCGATGACCCTCCCACGTGTTGCTGAGCGGACTATGCCGTGATCTCCGTATCCGATGGAGGGAGGAATGGACAATGACAGACAGCCAGACAACCTTCGAGGTACATGCTCGGTCGGTCACTTTCAATATTGACATCACTCCtgtccttcttcctctttcttatTCTACAGAAATACCTCACGACTGGTGGAGAGAAGTGACAGGAAGACAAAATGGACGTTGATACTCCCACCCCAGCAGCAGCCTCCGGAAAGGTCGTCAAGGCTTCCGATGACAAGAAACCTAGATTtgaagtgaagaaggtgagtcagcttgaacATGAGGAAGATTCCCTCGACCCTGCCTTTTCAACTCAGAACTAGTATGTTCTTCAGAAAGAACCTCGTTGACGCTTGAATCCATGCTAGTGGAATGCTGTAGCTCTTTGGGCATGGGGTAAGCTCAATCGACGCCTTTGTGATTCAATCGAACTTTGTTTTAACTGACAAATCACACAGACATCGTCGTGGACAATTGTGCAATCTGCAGGAACCACATCATGGATctttgtgagtgataccGGAACCAACACTTCTGTCCGCTATCCATTCCATATATCAAGAGTtaatatatcagctaataCCAATAATCACTTAGGTATTGAATGTCAAGCGAATCAAGGAGCTGACAACGAAGGTAAGCTACATATTGGCTTATGAAGACCGACGAGATGACAGCTGACTCGAGAGATCAATACAGGATGTACTGTGGCTTGGGGCATCTGCAATGTTCGTATATCAGTGCTCTCCTCTTTTGCCGCCATCAGGACTGACAAATACTCTAGCACGCATTTCATTTCCACTGTATCTCTCGATGGCTCAAAACTcgacatggtgagtggacTGGATTCATGATCAGCTAAACGATTGCTGATGGTTCTTTGTGCTACTTTTAGTCTGTCCCCTTGACAAGTGAGCTACAACTAACTCTTCGCGGCGATGTAAGGTTTAGCTGATATGTTGCTATCTCAGTCGACAATGGGAACTTCAAAAATACGGTCGATGAGATACCTTCATCACATTCCTCTCAGTATTCCATTCCCCCATCCATATGTCCTTCCCAACTTTGTATACATCATGAAACGAAATGTATCATAGATATGATGAGAAACTAGGTGCACCAAGTAGTGATCGTGTACATGATAAAGGCAACGATGATTGCAAGTATGCGTTTATGATTGTGCTCTGTGATCTACCTGTCTCCTGTATGTTGTGTATACGGTCTATATCCGACTGAAACCTCTACTTTCTATCCTATTCCGATTTGACTCTCTTGGTCGATTGTGACCATAACCCCTTCTcgaatctaccttctttcgcttctacctctctacccagatcactcacacctTGCTGGAGGAGCTCGGTAATCTTGATTCtaacttctttctcccttccaTCTGACAGAGCTCCTTTACTCCTAATCTCCTTCTGTACATCTCCTACATGCCCAAGCGTATCTGAATCCTTGATCTGTTCCTGCTTCCAATCTCCACCTATACCGACCGtacccacttcttcatctgccaGTGCTCGCCAAGCTTTCACCAGAGGTTCTATCTGAGATGTCAGAGGTTTTCCGACGGTGATGCTGATCTTGGCGCCAGGACGAGGTATGGGTTTCGGCCATCCTCTCCTTTCGTCCAATATCTGATCGAAGCCTAGTCCCCCGAGTCGATCAGCTCATTCGCGATGAATAAGGTGAGACATGAGAGACGAAACCCACCAGATATCCAAATCGGTATTATCTCAGGCATGACTTTCGAGTCCATTATAATCCTCCCTATACCCCATTTGAACCTGAACAGGCCACCGTCGGGATTTGTCGGTTCTTGGTTGACCCTTCCTTCTGGAAATATATGTATCTACCATCCCAAGCGTCATCAGTCATCCGTGTGCAAGTcgggaaggaaggagagtTCCCGGTGGACAGACATACCCAACTGCCATCTTGTAGTAATTTGACAGCGCGATCCACAGCAGGTTGAAATATCCCTCCACCTCTATGCGTTTCTATCACTTGACCGAGGTTGAAGAATTTGGAATGAAGGGGTTTGGTGAACATGATATCGGAGGCTATGATCAGGGATATCAGCTATACTGTCTCATTATCTCGAGTGGATCGGGTTCAGACGGTCAATAATGACGAGCttggttgaggttgattgaggTGCATGAGTGATGACGGAACCCACCTCCTAATGTCCATCTCGAATTCCTACATGTATGGGAAGGAGTAGCGAATGGAAAGTATGTTGACAGAGGCATAAGAGACCACATCTATAGTGTAACACAGTACAGTAGATCCATCAGTAATAGAAGGGATCGTTactggtgaagaagatgacataCCATTGGATCGTCACACACCGAGTTATGGTTACACACTGTGagtaggaagaagagcaacGCGACGACCCACATCAGTATCGCTCAATACACCATCGCAGTAGCGAAAAGACCCTTGACGAGTAATATAGAAGTGTGATATAACTGGTGATACGCTAGATCATTCTTTACCAACTCACCAGTGACTATCCCCCTCCGGCTCAATTGCGAAGTATCcccatccttctccaaaCCCTCTATAGCCTTGCCCTTGCCCTTGCCATCGTGGGGTATCCTCAGCGCATCTAACAGTATCGGTAGTCCTTTAACTTCGTATTTCTTAGTGGTCAATCGGAGGAAGGTCTTGGAGGCTAGGGCGATGGTCGATAGTGTAAGTGCCGAAGCGAACGTTGCTGGGCGGGCCATGACCAATCGTTCTCTGTCCAGGTTACAATCAACCAACTCCCACTCTGTACGTGAGTTCTCTCCCTGGACGACAGTACGACGATTGACAATAG from Kwoniella botswanensis chromosome 3, complete sequence includes these protein-coding regions:
- a CDS encoding RING-box protein 1A, producing the protein MDVDTPTPAAASGKVVKASDDKKPRFEVKKWNAVALWAWDIVVDNCAICRNHIMDLCIECQANQGADNEGCTVAWGICNHAFHFHCISRWLKTRHVCPLDNRQWELQKYGR